The following proteins come from a genomic window of Noviherbaspirillum sp. L7-7A:
- a CDS encoding xanthine dehydrogenase family protein molybdopterin-binding subunit, producing MNDDIFSATPQSPGRRRFLRVGAAAGGGLLIGFGLGACGREQRNEVPAEAAVGNAATKTSGDAPGLAHNAFIRIDREGLVTLIVHKVEMGQGTYTAMPMLLAEELEVDLFKVKLEQAPADNNLYSDPLLGGQVTGGSTSVRASWEPLRQAGAAARLMLVEAAAQAWKVDAAGCTAKNGMVTHGASGRTMHYGELVDAAAKLPAPKAIVLKKPADFTLIGKKHQRLDSGDKVNGQAKFGIDARLPNMLVATVAASPVPGGALQSVDEAAAMAVKGVRQVLKIDNAVAVVGEHMWAAKQGLAALKPKWSDGAHADMTTASIVADMKAAAESGKGAAVARKDGDVGKEAPKGGQVLEAVYEMPFLAHATMEPMNCTVDLREDGCDLYVGTQVPTFAQGAAAKIAGLPPEKVKVHNHFLGGGFGRRLEVDFIVQAVAFAKQLKQPVKFVWTREEDVQHDMYRPYYYDRLAATLDEKGKPLSWSHRITGSSIMSRFAPPAVKNGVDPDAVEGAKDMPYAIPNVMVDYVRHEPPVPTAFWRGVGPTHNIFVVESFIDELAAAAKQDPLVYRRDLLDKSPRMRAVLNLAAEKAGWDQPLAPIAGRRVGRGLSTQFAFGSYMAQVAEVSVGADGEVRVHRVVCAVDCGQVVNPDTVVAQIESGVVFGLTAALWNEITFDKGRVQQSNFHDYRMMRINEAPRIEVFIAQSSDAPGGIGEPGTSATAPALANAIFAATGKRLRKLPVAGDALKTA from the coding sequence ATGAACGACGACATTTTTTCCGCCACCCCACAATCGCCAGGGCGCCGCCGTTTCCTGCGGGTTGGCGCCGCCGCTGGCGGCGGCCTGCTGATCGGCTTCGGCCTGGGCGCGTGCGGGCGCGAGCAGCGCAACGAAGTGCCGGCCGAAGCCGCGGTGGGCAATGCCGCCACCAAGACCTCGGGCGATGCGCCGGGACTGGCGCACAACGCCTTCATCCGCATCGACCGTGAAGGTCTGGTCACGCTCATCGTGCACAAGGTGGAAATGGGCCAGGGTACTTATACCGCCATGCCGATGCTGCTGGCCGAGGAGCTGGAAGTCGATCTTTTCAAGGTCAAGCTGGAACAGGCGCCGGCTGACAACAACCTTTACAGCGACCCGCTGCTGGGCGGCCAGGTCACTGGCGGCTCGACCTCGGTACGCGCATCCTGGGAGCCCCTGCGCCAGGCCGGCGCGGCGGCGCGGCTGATGCTGGTGGAGGCGGCGGCGCAGGCCTGGAAGGTCGATGCTGCGGGCTGCACTGCGAAGAACGGCATGGTGACCCATGGCGCCAGCGGCCGCACCATGCATTACGGCGAACTGGTCGATGCGGCGGCGAAGCTGCCGGCGCCCAAGGCCATTGTGCTGAAGAAGCCGGCCGACTTCACCCTGATCGGCAAGAAGCACCAGCGGCTCGATTCGGGCGACAAGGTCAATGGCCAAGCCAAGTTCGGCATCGACGCGCGGCTACCCAACATGCTGGTGGCCACGGTGGCGGCCTCGCCGGTGCCGGGCGGCGCGCTGCAGTCGGTCGACGAAGCCGCCGCAATGGCGGTCAAGGGCGTGCGCCAGGTGCTCAAGATCGACAATGCGGTAGCGGTGGTGGGCGAGCATATGTGGGCCGCCAAGCAGGGCCTAGCCGCGCTCAAGCCCAAATGGTCGGACGGCGCGCATGCCGACATGACCACCGCTTCCATCGTGGCCGACATGAAGGCGGCCGCTGAGAGCGGCAAGGGCGCGGCGGTGGCCCGCAAGGACGGCGACGTTGGCAAGGAAGCGCCCAAGGGCGGGCAGGTACTGGAAGCGGTCTATGAGATGCCTTTCCTCGCCCATGCCACTATGGAGCCGATGAACTGCACGGTCGATCTGCGGGAAGACGGCTGCGACCTCTACGTCGGCACCCAGGTGCCGACCTTCGCGCAGGGCGCGGCCGCCAAGATCGCCGGCCTGCCGCCGGAGAAGGTGAAAGTCCACAATCATTTCCTGGGCGGCGGTTTCGGACGCCGGCTTGAAGTGGACTTCATTGTGCAGGCGGTGGCGTTTGCCAAGCAGCTGAAGCAGCCGGTCAAGTTTGTCTGGACCCGCGAGGAAGACGTGCAGCATGACATGTACCGGCCCTACTACTACGATCGCCTGGCCGCCACGCTGGACGAGAAGGGCAAGCCGCTGTCCTGGTCGCACCGGATTACCGGCTCGTCCATCATGTCGCGCTTTGCGCCGCCGGCAGTGAAGAATGGCGTCGATCCGGATGCGGTGGAAGGCGCTAAGGACATGCCCTACGCGATTCCGAATGTGATGGTCGACTATGTGCGGCACGAGCCGCCGGTGCCGACCGCATTCTGGCGCGGCGTCGGTCCGACCCACAATATCTTCGTGGTGGAAAGCTTCATCGATGAACTGGCGGCCGCGGCCAAGCAAGATCCGCTGGTCTACCGGCGCGATCTGCTGGACAAGTCGCCCAGGATGCGGGCGGTGCTGAACCTGGCCGCTGAAAAAGCCGGATGGGACCAGCCGCTGGCGCCCATTGCCGGGCGTCGCGTCGGCCGCGGCCTGTCGACCCAGTTCGCCTTCGGCAGCTACATGGCGCAGGTGGCTGAAGTCTCGGTCGGCGCCGATGGCGAGGTGCGGGTGCACCGAGTGGTGTGCGCGGTTGATTGCGGACAGGTGGTCAACCCCGACACCGTGGTCGCGCAAATCGAGAGCGGCGTGGTCTTCGGCCTGACGGCGGCGCTATGGAACGAGATCACTTTCGACAAGGGCCGGGTGCAGCAGTCCAACTTCCATGACTACCGGATGATGCGCATCAACGAGGCGCCGCGCATCGAAGTGTTTATTGCTCAGAGCAGCGATGCGCCGGGCGGCATCGGCGAGCCGGGCACCTCGGCCACTGCGCCAGCCCTGGCCAACGCGATTTTCGCCGCGACCGGCAAGCGCTTGCGCAAGTTGCCGGTGGCAGGCGACGCACTGAAGACCGCATGA
- the soxA gene encoding sulfur oxidation c-type cytochrome SoxA produces the protein MRIVLFMLCAVLSLTAAAQRKSGMAFMGPSTQAMQRDDSQNPAMLWVKEGEIAWRRSDEGNGKSCASCHGDAEGAMRGVAARYPAFDAQAGRPINLAQRINRCRVRHQSASVLPAESEALLSLESYIALQSRGMAASLPDDARLQPFVERGQARWQQRMGQLNLSCAQCHDQHWGQRLGSSIIPQAHATGYPIYRLEWQAMGSLQRRLRNCLNGVRAAPYPAGSLELVELELYLAQRARGMEMEAPAVRP, from the coding sequence ATGCGGATTGTCCTCTTCATGCTGTGCGCCGTGCTGAGTCTGACGGCGGCGGCGCAACGGAAGTCGGGCATGGCATTCATGGGACCGTCAACCCAGGCCATGCAGCGCGACGACAGTCAGAATCCGGCCATGCTGTGGGTGAAGGAAGGCGAGATCGCCTGGCGCCGCAGCGATGAGGGCAACGGCAAGTCCTGTGCCTCCTGCCACGGCGATGCGGAAGGCGCGATGCGCGGCGTGGCAGCCCGCTATCCGGCATTCGATGCCCAGGCAGGACGCCCGATCAACCTGGCACAGCGCATCAACCGGTGCCGCGTGCGGCATCAGTCTGCTTCGGTACTGCCGGCCGAGAGCGAGGCGCTGCTGAGCCTGGAAAGCTATATCGCGCTGCAGTCGCGCGGCATGGCGGCTTCGCTGCCGGACGATGCGCGCCTGCAGCCATTCGTCGAACGTGGCCAGGCGCGCTGGCAGCAGCGCATGGGCCAGCTCAATCTGTCCTGCGCCCAGTGCCACGACCAGCACTGGGGACAGCGCCTGGGCAGCAGCATCATTCCGCAGGCGCACGCGACCGGCTACCCGATCTACCGGCTTGAATGGCAGGCCATGGGATCGCTGCAGCGGCGTCTGCGCAACTGCCTCAATGGCGTGCGGGCGGCGCCGTATCCGGCAGGTTCGCTGGAACTGGTAGAACTGGAACTCTACCTGGCACAGCGAGCCAGGGGAATGGAGATGGAAGCGCCGGCGGTGCGGCCATAG
- a CDS encoding molybdopterin cofactor-binding domain-containing protein — MSRSDTHGSEVNVSRRRFLGTTAAAFGGLMVGFHIPYANAADGGATAAAAPEVNAWVVIKPDDTVVIRIARSEMGQGSLTGLAQLVAEELDCDWAKVTTEYPTPGQNLARNRAWGNFSTGGSRGIRESHDYVRKGGATARMMLVQAAADEWKVPVSECRAAASVITHQPSGRQTTYGKVASAAASLTPPESVQLKDPKNWKIAGKRLARLDTVDKTTGAQVYGMDLKLPGMLNAAIRDCPVFGGKVKAFNAAEVQNRPGVKKVIQVGDSAVAVVADTWWRAKSALEALKVEWDYGPNAKVSSASIAETLKAGLDAKEAAVGNSNGDAGAALATARRKVEAVYSYPYQNHATMETMNATARWTPERCEVWTPTQNGEAALAAAAEAAELPPSKCEVYKLHLGGGFGRRGAVHDWVRQAVAIAREMPGTPIKLIWSREEDMLHGRYHPITQCKLAAGLDDKGNITALQMRISGQSIIAGVFPQNIKDGKDPVVFQGLNPPGPEASIGYSFPNLLIDHAMRNPPVPPGFWRGVNLNQNAIYLECFLDEVAHATGQDPLALRRKLMADHPKHLAVLNAAAERAGWDKPLPKGVYRGVAQTMGFGSYVAAVAEVSVSDEGALKIHRIVAATDPGHALNPQQIEAQVEGSFVYGLSAALYGECTVKEGRMEQENFNTYQVMRMDEMPAVETVIVPSGGFWGGVGEPTIAVAAPAVLNAIFAATGKRIRDLPLKNHSLKRA, encoded by the coding sequence ATGAGCCGCTCTGACACGCATGGCAGCGAAGTGAATGTATCTAGGCGCCGCTTCCTCGGCACCACCGCAGCAGCGTTCGGCGGCCTCATGGTGGGTTTTCATATTCCTTACGCCAATGCTGCAGATGGGGGAGCGACGGCGGCTGCAGCGCCCGAAGTCAATGCCTGGGTAGTCATCAAGCCTGACGACACGGTGGTGATCCGGATCGCGCGGTCGGAGATGGGACAGGGCTCGCTGACCGGGCTGGCGCAACTGGTGGCCGAAGAACTGGATTGCGATTGGGCCAAGGTAACAACCGAATATCCGACACCAGGGCAAAACCTGGCGCGCAACCGCGCTTGGGGCAATTTCTCCACCGGCGGCAGCCGAGGCATCCGCGAATCCCATGACTATGTACGCAAGGGCGGCGCCACGGCGCGCATGATGCTGGTACAGGCAGCGGCCGATGAATGGAAGGTGCCCGTGTCGGAATGCCGGGCGGCAGCCAGCGTCATCACTCACCAGCCATCCGGACGCCAGACCACGTATGGCAAGGTGGCGTCGGCCGCGGCCAGCCTGACGCCGCCGGAATCGGTGCAACTCAAGGACCCGAAAAACTGGAAAATCGCGGGCAAGCGCTTAGCGCGCCTCGACACGGTAGACAAGACCACTGGCGCCCAGGTCTATGGCATGGACCTGAAGCTGCCGGGCATGCTCAATGCCGCCATCCGCGATTGCCCGGTGTTTGGCGGAAAAGTGAAAGCCTTCAATGCGGCCGAGGTCCAGAACCGTCCCGGCGTCAAGAAGGTGATACAGGTCGGCGACAGCGCCGTGGCAGTGGTAGCCGATACCTGGTGGCGGGCAAAGAGTGCGCTGGAGGCGCTGAAAGTCGAATGGGATTACGGGCCGAATGCGAAGGTATCCAGCGCCAGCATCGCCGAGACGCTCAAGGCCGGGCTGGACGCCAAGGAAGCGGCCGTGGGAAACAGCAATGGCGACGCCGGCGCGGCGCTGGCAACCGCCAGGCGGAAGGTGGAGGCGGTGTACTCCTACCCTTACCAGAACCACGCTACGATGGAAACCATGAATGCGACGGCACGCTGGACGCCGGAGCGCTGCGAGGTCTGGACGCCCACCCAGAATGGCGAGGCAGCACTCGCGGCGGCGGCCGAGGCAGCCGAGTTGCCGCCGTCGAAATGCGAGGTCTACAAGCTGCATTTGGGCGGCGGTTTCGGCCGTCGCGGCGCGGTCCATGACTGGGTGCGGCAAGCAGTGGCGATCGCACGGGAGATGCCGGGTACACCAATCAAGCTGATCTGGTCGCGCGAGGAAGACATGCTGCACGGTCGCTATCATCCGATTACCCAGTGCAAGCTGGCGGCCGGCCTGGACGACAAGGGCAACATCACTGCGCTGCAGATGCGCATTTCCGGGCAGTCCATCATTGCGGGGGTATTCCCTCAGAACATCAAGGACGGCAAGGACCCGGTCGTGTTCCAGGGCCTGAACCCGCCCGGTCCGGAAGCCTCGATAGGCTATAGCTTCCCTAATCTGCTGATAGACCATGCGATGCGCAATCCACCGGTACCGCCCGGTTTTTGGCGTGGCGTGAACCTCAACCAGAACGCGATCTATCTCGAGTGCTTCCTGGATGAAGTCGCCCATGCGACCGGGCAGGATCCGCTGGCGCTGCGCCGCAAGCTCATGGCCGATCATCCCAAGCACCTGGCAGTGCTGAACGCAGCAGCCGAGCGCGCCGGCTGGGACAAGCCCTTGCCCAAGGGGGTGTATCGCGGCGTGGCGCAGACCATGGGGTTCGGCAGCTATGTGGCAGCGGTGGCCGAAGTCTCGGTCAGCGACGAGGGTGCGCTGAAGATCCATCGCATCGTCGCCGCGACCGACCCCGGCCATGCGCTCAATCCGCAGCAGATCGAAGCCCAAGTGGAGGGCTCCTTCGTCTATGGCCTGTCGGCCGCGCTGTATGGCGAATGCACTGTCAAGGAAGGTCGCATGGAGCAGGAGAACTTCAACACCTACCAGGTAATGCGCATGGATGAGATGCCGGCGGTGGAAACCGTCATCGTGCCATCCGGCGGCTTCTGGGGCGGGGTTGGCGAGCCGACCATTGCCGTGGCGGCGCCGGCGGTGCTCAATGCGATCTTCGCTGCCACTGGCAAGCGCATACGGGATTTGCCGCTGAAGAACCACAGCCTGAAAAGGGCTTGA
- a CDS encoding c-type cytochrome produces the protein MTSTLIANARLAIMLAVFAAQCPATAQAETKLTEDAGRRLYASCAGCHGTGGRTAPGSSLPPLAGQSRDALVASMKAFQDGSRPSTIMQQLAKGYSSEQIDLIAGYLAQLKK, from the coding sequence ATGACATCAACCCTTATTGCAAACGCACGCCTTGCGATCATGCTTGCCGTGTTCGCAGCGCAGTGCCCGGCCACGGCGCAGGCCGAGACGAAGTTAACCGAGGATGCCGGCCGAAGGCTCTATGCCAGCTGCGCCGGCTGCCACGGCACCGGAGGAAGGACGGCGCCCGGCAGCAGCCTGCCGCCGTTGGCAGGGCAGAGCCGGGATGCACTGGTGGCCAGCATGAAGGCCTTCCAGGATGGCAGCCGGCCCTCCACCATCATGCAGCAACTGGCCAAGGGTTATAGCAGCGAGCAGATCGACCTGATTGCGGGCTATCTGGCACAACTGAAAAAATAG
- a CDS encoding sensor domain-containing diguanylate cyclase encodes MQHSAGGSVILWELDDGDRFIFFDHGGAWQLPDGSDTTLAGWDAAMHPDDAAQVVQLRRQARQANQRFELEYRVTGRDGQYRYVRETAVPRLRSGQPVGYAGAFSDITEQVRSRARLAWGEAEHRLLTQHVRDLIAYSDADNIYQYVSPSHQEILGYRPEDMVGTNVFDYLHPADLAAMHAARSSDAADDRSAMYNMRVRHKAGHWVWLGINSRTLRDPDSRHSTGFVAVGRDITAQMEAQRELARREQQFRSLTSLSSDWYWETDAEGRFRFLSDGIQSRLGLEPRQLLGTSLEDCALDTSEPGFLACQSSVAARRPFRDAVYSVGLEGYPGVVRYIRISGEPIFEDGVFHGYRGATRDVTREVRNAKALEHMATHDSLTGLCNRALLETRLRQRAQDRRANGMHAILFIDLDRFKQVNDTLGHKAGDLLLAEIARRLRHCVRPDDTVARLGGDEFVILADCGQDIAAASAIAGKLLVALNAPFVLGSHSIRPSASIGISICPQDGVHPERLLQDADCALYRAKQDGRECFRFYHPDMRNPAQSGMHAVH; translated from the coding sequence TTGCAGCATTCTGCCGGCGGCAGCGTCATTCTCTGGGAACTAGATGATGGCGACCGCTTCATCTTCTTCGACCATGGCGGCGCCTGGCAACTGCCCGACGGCAGCGATACCACGCTCGCCGGCTGGGATGCCGCCATGCATCCCGACGACGCCGCACAGGTTGTGCAGCTGCGCCGGCAAGCCCGGCAGGCAAACCAGCGTTTCGAGCTGGAATACCGGGTGACAGGCAGGGATGGCCAGTACCGCTATGTCCGCGAGACAGCCGTGCCGCGTCTGCGGTCCGGGCAGCCGGTTGGCTATGCGGGCGCATTCAGCGATATTACCGAGCAGGTGCGGTCGCGCGCCCGGCTGGCTTGGGGCGAGGCCGAGCACCGCCTGCTGACGCAACATGTGCGCGACCTGATCGCCTACAGCGATGCCGACAACATCTACCAGTATGTGTCTCCGTCGCACCAGGAGATACTGGGCTACCGTCCGGAGGACATGGTAGGCACTAATGTATTTGACTATCTGCATCCGGCTGACCTGGCGGCCATGCATGCTGCCCGCAGCAGCGATGCCGCCGACGACCGCTCCGCCATGTACAACATGCGGGTCAGGCACAAGGCGGGTCACTGGGTCTGGCTCGGCATTAACAGCCGTACGCTGCGCGATCCGGACAGCCGGCACAGCACCGGCTTCGTGGCTGTCGGCCGCGATATCACTGCCCAGATGGAAGCCCAGCGCGAACTGGCCAGGCGCGAGCAGCAGTTCCGCAGCCTGACATCCCTGTCCTCGGACTGGTACTGGGAAACCGATGCCGAAGGCCGCTTCCGTTTCCTATCCGATGGCATCCAGTCCCGCCTGGGGCTCGAGCCACGCCAACTGCTGGGCACTAGTCTCGAAGACTGCGCGCTCGATACCAGCGAGCCGGGTTTCCTGGCTTGCCAGAGCAGTGTCGCCGCGCGCCGGCCGTTCCGGGATGCGGTCTATTCCGTTGGCCTGGAAGGCTATCCTGGCGTAGTGCGCTATATCCGGATTTCTGGCGAGCCCATCTTCGAGGACGGTGTGTTCCACGGTTATCGCGGCGCCACCCGCGACGTGACCAGAGAAGTGCGCAATGCCAAGGCGCTGGAGCACATGGCCACGCATGATTCCCTGACTGGCCTGTGCAACCGGGCGCTGCTGGAAACCCGGCTCAGGCAGCGTGCCCAGGACCGGCGCGCCAATGGCATGCATGCCATCCTCTTCATCGACCTCGACCGCTTCAAGCAGGTCAACGACACACTGGGCCACAAGGCCGGCGACCTGCTGCTGGCCGAAATCGCCCGCCGCCTGAGGCACTGCGTGCGGCCCGATGACACGGTGGCGCGCCTGGGCGGCGATGAGTTCGTGATCCTGGCCGACTGCGGGCAGGATATCGCCGCGGCGTCGGCCATTGCCGGCAAGCTGCTTGTCGCACTGAACGCGCCGTTCGTGCTTGGCAGCCACAGCATCAGGCCGAGCGCATCGATCGGCATCAGCATCTGCCCGCAGGATGGCGTCCATCCGGAACGCCTGCTGCAGGACGCCGACTGCGCGCTGTACCGCGCCAAGCAGGATGGCCGCGAGTGCTTTCGCTTCTACCATCCCGACATGCGCAACCCGGCGCAGTCGGGCATGCACGCCGTTCATTAG
- a CDS encoding CsbD family protein, which translates to MNKDQVKGAVKDAAGKVQRKAGEAMGSNKQQAKGMAKQAEGKVQKAAGDMKDSAVKSGSRNR; encoded by the coding sequence ATGAACAAGGACCAGGTAAAGGGCGCAGTCAAGGACGCCGCCGGCAAGGTACAGCGCAAGGCAGGCGAGGCCATGGGCAGCAACAAGCAGCAGGCCAAGGGCATGGCGAAACAGGCCGAGGGCAAAGTGCAAAAGGCTGCCGGCGACATGAAGGATAGCGCCGTGAAGAGCGGCAGCAGAAACCGCTAG
- a CDS encoding SoxY-related AACIE arm protein yields MFAKPGPNPKRRRLLAGGAALGATILVRPAAAAPDELAAAVQAWTGGVKPTPGRVKFDIASLVDNGNAVPVTVSVDSAMTAADHVAAIAIFNERNPQRDVARFTLGARAGRAKVSTRIRLATSQKLSAVAKLSDGSYWSDTVDVVVTLAACIEGES; encoded by the coding sequence ATGTTTGCGAAACCCGGCCCCAACCCGAAACGGCGCCGCCTGCTGGCCGGCGGCGCTGCGTTGGGCGCGACGATCCTGGTGCGGCCTGCCGCCGCCGCGCCCGACGAACTGGCGGCAGCGGTACAGGCCTGGACCGGCGGCGTCAAGCCCACGCCGGGCCGGGTCAAGTTTGACATTGCTAGCCTGGTCGACAACGGCAATGCGGTGCCTGTCACGGTCAGCGTCGACAGCGCCATGACGGCGGCAGACCATGTGGCCGCCATTGCCATCTTCAATGAACGCAATCCGCAGCGCGACGTCGCCCGGTTCACGCTCGGTGCGCGCGCCGGCCGCGCAAAAGTGTCGACCAGGATACGCCTGGCCACTTCGCAAAAGCTGAGCGCGGTGGCAAAGTTGTCCGATGGCAGTTACTGGTCGGATACGGTAGACGTGGTAGTCACGCTGGCCGCCTGCATCGAAGGAGAGAGCTAG
- a CDS encoding NAD(P)/FAD-dependent oxidoreductase, protein MKRRQFLQALGMGAALGAVASRASGAGQTRPRVVVVGAGYGGATAARYLSLWSAGSIDITLVEPNPAFISCPLSNLVLGGSRRLEDLTISYGELASRSGITMVRELATGIDPDKRTVTLGNGKALRYDRLILSPGIDFLYDRLPGMRQPGARERILHAWKAGEQTLGLRRQLEAMEDGETFLISIPQAPYRCPPGPYERACQVAHYFKQVKPKSRVILLDGNEDVVSKGALFKKVWAERYPGMVDYRPSFNTVDVNAKTRTVVSELGEEVSGAVINLLPPQAAGSIAAGAGLANANRRWCEVDFLSFESTQARHIHVLGDAIQVAPLMPKSAHMANQHAKVCAAAIIELLADRPPPAHPLLTNTCYSFVSDQDVIHVASVHSYDEAKKTLIAVPGSGGLSAAPNALEGRYAMDWARNIWADTLL, encoded by the coding sequence ATGAAACGTCGTCAGTTTCTTCAGGCGCTGGGCATGGGCGCGGCGCTCGGGGCTGTTGCCAGCCGCGCCAGCGGCGCCGGTCAAACGCGTCCCAGAGTGGTGGTAGTCGGCGCCGGTTACGGCGGCGCCACTGCTGCCCGTTATCTGTCCCTGTGGAGCGCCGGCAGCATCGATATCACCCTGGTCGAGCCCAATCCGGCCTTCATCTCCTGCCCGCTGTCCAACCTGGTGCTGGGCGGATCGCGCCGTCTGGAAGACCTGACCATCAGCTACGGCGAGCTGGCCAGCCGCAGCGGCATCACCATGGTGCGCGAGCTTGCCACCGGCATCGATCCGGACAAGCGCACGGTCACGCTGGGCAATGGCAAGGCCTTGCGCTATGACCGGCTGATCCTGTCGCCAGGCATCGACTTCCTGTATGACCGGCTGCCCGGCATGCGCCAGCCCGGCGCCCGCGAGCGCATCCTGCATGCCTGGAAGGCGGGGGAGCAGACGCTTGGGCTGCGTCGCCAGCTGGAAGCGATGGAAGACGGCGAAACTTTCCTGATCTCGATTCCGCAGGCGCCTTACCGCTGTCCGCCTGGTCCCTATGAGCGCGCCTGCCAAGTGGCGCACTACTTCAAGCAGGTCAAGCCGAAATCGCGCGTCATCCTGCTTGATGGCAACGAGGACGTGGTATCGAAGGGCGCGCTGTTCAAGAAGGTATGGGCCGAACGCTATCCGGGCATGGTCGATTACCGGCCCAGCTTCAACACGGTGGATGTGAACGCCAAGACGCGGACGGTGGTGTCCGAACTGGGGGAGGAAGTCAGTGGCGCGGTGATCAATCTACTGCCGCCCCAGGCTGCCGGCAGCATCGCTGCGGGCGCCGGCCTGGCCAATGCCAACCGGCGCTGGTGCGAAGTCGATTTCCTGAGCTTCGAATCCACTCAGGCTCGCCATATCCATGTGCTGGGCGATGCGATCCAGGTCGCGCCGCTGATGCCAAAGTCAGCCCATATGGCCAACCAGCATGCCAAGGTCTGCGCGGCAGCCATCATCGAACTGCTTGCCGACCGTCCGCCGCCGGCGCATCCGCTTCTGACCAATACCTGCTATAGCTTCGTCTCCGACCAGGACGTGATCCATGTGGCATCGGTCCACAGCTATGACGAAGCGAAAAAGACCCTGATCGCCGTGCCCGGCAGCGGCGGGCTTTCGGCGGCGCCCAATGCGCTGGAGGGTCGCTATGCGATGGACTGGGCCCGCAATATCTGGGCCGACACGTTGCTGTAG
- a CDS encoding (2Fe-2S)-binding protein yields the protein MPTFTLNGQSTTLDLPDDMPLLWAIRDVAGLTGTKFGCGIAQCGACTVHLDGEAVRSCVTPLSAVAGKKVVTIEAMAQDPVGQKVQAAWREIDVVQCGYCQSGQVMSATALLRAKPAPTDADIDTAMAGNICRCGTYGRIRTAIKLAAGQPTKEPRS from the coding sequence ATGCCTACCTTCACCCTAAACGGTCAGAGCACGACGCTCGACCTTCCCGATGACATGCCGCTGCTCTGGGCAATACGGGACGTCGCCGGCCTGACCGGCACCAAATTCGGCTGCGGCATCGCCCAGTGCGGCGCCTGCACGGTCCACCTCGACGGCGAGGCGGTGCGTTCCTGCGTCACGCCGCTGTCGGCGGTGGCCGGCAAGAAAGTGGTCACCATCGAAGCCATGGCACAGGACCCGGTAGGCCAGAAGGTACAGGCCGCCTGGCGGGAAATCGATGTGGTCCAGTGCGGCTACTGCCAGTCCGGGCAGGTGATGTCGGCCACCGCGCTGCTGCGCGCCAAGCCAGCGCCCACCGATGCCGACATCGATACCGCGATGGCGGGCAATATCTGCCGCTGCGGCACCTATGGCCGCATCCGTACCGCCATCAAGCTGGCTGCCGGCCAGCCGACCAAGGAGCCACGGTCATGA
- the soxX gene encoding sulfur oxidation c-type cytochrome SoxX: MRRVPGGMAGWALLWALPWPGLAQGLQVPQQEARLVPYRVEGDGIPQPLATAAGDAARGRAIVANRQVGLCLLCHAGPLPEERFQGNLAPDLAGSGTRWSEAQLRLRIVDAGRINPDTIMPAYYRIDGLNNVAPAVRGKPILDAQQVEDVVAYLRTLKEKEGN, from the coding sequence ATGCGTCGCGTGCCGGGGGGGATGGCAGGATGGGCTTTACTGTGGGCATTGCCCTGGCCTGGCCTAGCGCAGGGGTTGCAGGTGCCGCAGCAGGAAGCCAGACTGGTGCCTTACCGGGTGGAAGGCGATGGCATACCGCAGCCGCTTGCAACGGCGGCGGGAGATGCCGCCCGCGGCCGGGCCATCGTCGCCAACCGTCAGGTCGGCCTGTGCTTGCTGTGCCACGCCGGGCCGCTGCCGGAGGAGCGCTTCCAGGGCAACCTGGCGCCCGACCTGGCCGGCAGCGGCACCCGCTGGAGCGAAGCGCAACTGCGGCTGCGCATCGTCGACGCCGGCCGCATCAATCCGGACACCATCATGCCGGCTTACTATCGGATCGACGGCTTGAACAATGTCGCCCCGGCGGTGCGCGGCAAGCCGATACTGGATGCACAGCAGGTCGAGGATGTGGTGGCCTATCTGCGCACCCTGAAAGAAAAGGAAGGCAACTGA
- the soxZ gene encoding thiosulfate oxidation carrier complex protein SoxZ: MARTLIKLPASAKRGEVIEIRTLISHPMETGYRPGADGQVLPRNIIRRFTCRYNGEIVFSAELFPAIAANPNLIFHTVATESGKLTFIWEGDNNFSQTESVELTVTG; encoded by the coding sequence ATGGCCCGCACATTGATCAAGCTCCCGGCCTCGGCCAAGCGCGGCGAGGTGATCGAGATCCGTACCCTGATCAGCCATCCCATGGAGACCGGCTACCGGCCCGGCGCGGATGGCCAGGTTTTGCCGCGCAATATTATCCGCCGCTTCACCTGCCGCTATAACGGCGAGATCGTATTCAGCGCTGAACTGTTCCCGGCGATCGCCGCCAACCCCAACCTGATCTTCCATACGGTGGCTACCGAAAGCGGCAAGCTGACCTTTATCTGGGAAGGGGACAACAACTTCAGCCAGACAGAATCGGTTGAGCTCACGGTCACTGGCTGA